In Mytilus edulis chromosome 3, xbMytEdul2.2, whole genome shotgun sequence, the genomic window ATCAACCTCAtggttcttgttttttttaaatgaacaccATGGGACATGTTAtgcacaatataaaacaatataaaacaagttGCCTATCTGTGATAAGCTTAACGGTTACATATATTCAACAATCCGGTTAAACAATATGTTTTGTCACTGGCAGCTACAATGAAAAACTCAAACAAAACAACGAATCTCACACCCTAAACTGAAGGTAAACAGTTtgtcattgtattttaaatcatcaaaGCTGGTTTCAACATTCTATAAAAAAACTGCACAAATGTTATTACAGTTATTTATTTATAGCAAAATATCATTGGGACTTAATACTGGTAGTTGAAATGTCACTAGAATAATAATGTTTTGTGTTAATTTCAACAGCttttaaaaaacataatttatctTATTTAAGACACATAAAACCAATCAACAAATGGGCGCGATACaaacaaaaacagacaaaacacgTTTGCCTTTCATGATCTCTCATATGGTTAATAATGTACTTTTCGATGCCTTTTGTTAAATAGTTATgctctcttcaattttgtaccatttttgtttcattgttaaaacaatatatattagaaaatgtCAGTATATGCATTTGTCCTGTAAAACTTTCAAATATTGACCTCAACCATTTTCTTCGAAAAAAGCTTGTATCAAGTCAGGACTATAACAAAAGTTTTCAATCGATTTGTTGATTGGTAACATATCGTTATGTCAGTTTTTAAGGACTTCTCCTTTTTCAATTTACCctaatttttttatactttttaatactttaatttgttaTACTTTTTGTCATTAAAATCCCTTATTTAGATAAGTTTCTTGCATAAAAGTAATACatgaaaaataattgcaataacATGATCACTGTTTGCATGCGCCTTatctttgttttcttgttttaattgtcaGAAGTTTCTTTTTATACGTCTTGAAAAAAGTACAATAACTGATCAACCAACAACTCGAACAATCTTTCTTCAAAAAATTTTCTTGGCGTGAAATCTTATTGACGTACACTCAATACTAATTGTGTTATCTTTTCACTTCGTATATTagtataaagataaaagattttggtaggattgccaatgagacaactatccataagtgacaaaatgacacaaatattatCAATTAAAGGTCACCaacttcaacaattagcaaaacccaaaccgcatagtcaactataaaaggccccgaaatgccAAATGctaaacaattaaaacgagaaaacattAAAACGAGAAACAAACGGCTAAATTAATGTTAGAAAAataaacgaaacacaaatacgatgcacatcaacaaacgacacacACGGAAATAAAGGTacttgactttggacaggcacgtACAGAAAGTAGCGGAGTTATTCTAGTTTGAAGGCCAACTTTCCCCTGAACTGGGATAGTGGTTTAACatttcaacataagaaaaaaactataagTATTGATTCAAAAAGGCtttgaactcatcagatggataccaATATAAATACACCTAACGAAAAACACGGTGACCGTGGCAGGATACTTTAACATCctgacaacaaaaagacactaaagtGCAGATCTGAGAATACTCGCAGCTACTGACAGGTTATTCAAGGCCAATGACAACTGATAAAAACATAACACCTCTAAGAATGAAATATAAATCAGTTTACATCAAACATCTCAAAATGGATTAAGTGTTCCCGTCCTTACCAGTCAGAGAATTAATAAAAAAGCTCTTTAAATTTGCCAActtatattgttttatatctcAGTGATGCAGTTAACTTTCTtggataaaataaaattgaaatacaacCTACATGTTTACGTCAACTTACCAAATTATGGATAGAAATACTTACAGGAAAGCTTTAATGGCCAAAATAATGCACACCTATAACTTCAAATGGTATTAGttgtatttatgtaaaaaaaaaaatatttatttgtttgtttgtagcaAATACAGAGTCTACAGCATTCAAATGACAAACATATTAAGGTAAGAATTGATAATGTGATCCTTTACCAAGCTGTACTTTAAATGAATCTTTTTGCCAAAATGTATACGTGAATATCCTCATCCAAATATAAACTACCATAACTAAGTTAAACAATGTTTCATATTCTGTTTAAAATATCCAGTTATAGAGATATACTATATAGATTAATGGTACCAATAATTTTAGTGAAGCCTTTATGCATTAATCGATCGTTGTgaaatatttttgtcacatttgtgaagatatttttttttaaatctgagtcAAAATCCTTTGCGTTTTTCACCGATTGTATCATCAACGCAGTGATTTGTCACCGAATTCTTACTTGCCATGTGCAATAATTGTGTGTCAGTAGAAGATCTGCAACTTCCTATCCTATCGGATCACTTTGTGTGTAGTTTCTTTTTATTTGACCCTACTCGCAGTTTAAAAATTAAGTTATCATCAAAAGTCCCtgcaataaaacatttaaatgcaaaatgataaaatttcaaAGACAAATATTGACCCACAAAAAGACATGAAAGACATTTTCAAGTTATTCATAATTAAGGTTTAGGATTCTTTTCATATTCATGTGTGTAAAACGTATATCTGTcacattttcatttattgtttttatttgtatcagTAGGTGGTTATTGTTTATGTGGTTAATTACCATTCCCCATACGACTAGCCTATCAAATGAAAACTGCAACAGCGACAGATATAATGAGGACGAGGGATCCGACAATAAAGAGTGTGATGGTGCTAGAAAAACGGAACAACTGTCACTGAAATACACCGAGATGGAAGGGTaactatgatttttttgttattcctATTATTAGCAACCTTACTACATCTCAATATTAATAGAAACATATGtccatgttgctcagtctttagtttttatgttgtgtattgtgtactacTATTTAtctgattgtattttttttttaatagccacggcgttgtcagttcatttccGACTTCTgaatttgaatgttcctttggtatctttcgcctctcttttaaagGGAATTAGATATgagatatagaaataaattatatacaatttattgttTTGCTCAATTATATATGAAAGTGAAAAAGTGGAATAATAATTTGCTTGAAGCAGCCAATTTGGTtaagttttgtcaaaataagcaaatgAAAAACGTTAATTAAttgttcacttgcaagtgaataattcgccCTCGTTAAGTATGTACGCATGTGAACTGCAATTCAACCCTAAGCTATAAGTTACACATGAATTAATCGTGTTCAGTTACTCAAAAGAAAATACTTTCAATAGTTGAACTGAAACATGGATAAACCATttggttgactgattcgatctacaCATACTAAtttttatacaggaaaaaacaatATCAACATAATTTGTAAACCcatatatgaaatcaaacagaacTAAAAAAAGTAGGAGCTCGATATATATGTGTATGTTTATGTCGGGTCATACGaccgtttttatagtgattaagattaataacacaatgttgattgtTGTAACCCTATTGTTGACATTTTAACATAAtatgtctgtttgctttgttgacatatcgttgtcaatataagcGAATTGTATGTGactgacatacaagtgagaggttaagctagctatacaaccaagttaaattaaccattttctacataaaaaaatgcctgtaccaagtcaggaatatgaaagttgttgtccatttgtttgatgtgtttgaacttttgattttgccatttgaatacgAACTTTCAatttcgaattttcctcggagttcggtatttttgtaattcaaCTTTTTGGCATTCTTTGGAGGTGACTGTGATGGTGAAATAAATGGTGTcttgactaaaatacacacgaaatacTTATTCATATTATCAAGTCCATGCGTCGTAAATGATCTATTTCAGACTTTTTAAATATACGTTTTAGTGTATTATATGTGTCAATATGATAGTTTGGTCTCAAATCGGTGGATATGATTTTGCTAACTGATGTCCCTTTCGGTTGAAAATATAGCAACAATCCTGTTTTTGTGAAATTTAATAACAAGGTTTATCTGATGATGATGCTGTTATTTGATAGCGTTTTCTTCATAACTAAACCACAgcttattgaaattttaaatcaaGCTTGACGTAAGCATGTTCAGATTCCTTGTTTATCTGTTCCTGTTTACTAAACTTATATGTTCTCACACGGTTATGATCATTTATAACATGTTTGTCTCATTTTTGTATCAAGGATGTTTTCTGCTCTTATCTTTGTATTTTTTCTCGCCAACTCGTACTTTTCGTTTCATAGTTTCATTACATAGGGTTTGAATATCtaatgaaatccttgttattttttcactgttttttaaataaagaaaatggtGCCACTGTTAACTGAATGAACAGTCTAGAGAGAACTATTTCCTGTGACATTTTCAAAAGATTAtatctgaaaaacaaaaacacgGACATGTCCTTTTTCCTCTTGCTGAAGTTCCGTTATTGATAATCTACCAGTGGATAACCTTTAAAAAGCttgacatttaaaaaacaaattagagAACAGTCTTAACTTAAAACATATCAAGgttttttgtaaaatgtaaacaactgTCCCGTGGGCAGGCTTTATTATATGATGCACATTTATATTTATCCCTAATGaacttctctatggtcgggttgttgtctctttgaaacattcccatttccattctcaattttattcctatTGTCAGAACATTTACAGCAGGAATATCACTAATGAGCAATAGCTCTCAGTTCAACTAGTGTGAATTTGTGTTGCAAAATGACACTTGGTTATTGCAACTTGATACAAAAGGAGCATTTAAActcaaaacaaaatgacaatgaatgTCTCGACAAAAAAACTAAACCAAATcgacagacaaacaacagtgtaCTAGTACTCTACAAAtcaagacaacagtagtataccgctgttcgaaatctATTAATCgattgtgaagaaaaaaatccgagtaacaaactaaaactgagggaaacacatcaaatataagaggtgACTTACTATTTGCAAAAgaatgaattattctaaataataaggatgtttttatcccaggcataaaatCCTAGCCGTATGAGGCACAACgtttctcaatgctcttcaactttgtacttgttttagctttcgattttttttcatctgagcgtcaccggttagtcttgtgtggacgaaacgcgcgtctggtgtattaaattttaaacctggtaccttttgttcgtgtgtttctctgtcatatttgttctcccatttatttgtattgtagtcctagtgtgtaattttgtcattttaatgttataattaacattgccataaaagcgggagttTTTTCATGCCACAGAACAAGGTTCAACCCtccatttgtttcttaaaatgtcctgaaacaagtcaggaaaatggccattgttacattatagttcgttatTGTGTGTGTTACACTTTAatattgtgtcgtagttctcttatatttgatgtgtttcccgcagttttagtttgtaaccgagatctggttttttttcacaatcaatttatgaatttcgaacagcggtatgctactgttgcctttattctatGTTGCTTTAAGTGCAAACAGGatgattggaacatatccgtcttCATCTTTGTTGCCCTTTtatgaaaatgataaattgaacaaggtcatgttttctctgactgttaattaCATCTTTACAATAAATCCTTTGAATGTTGGATCTGTTCTAATTGGTTTTTAAGTCTTAGACAAATACTATCTGCTTTATTAATGCTTaattgctttgaactagctgttagtaaCTGGGAATACTCTCAGACATGttctgtttgtcattttgttgttaggaatgtataaataccctgccacgtcGTGTCGGTGTTTTGCATGTTTTATATGTtaatatgttaaatattttatgtaattttatcTATCAAAAATTGTACTGTAACAACATCACTATCCCTTTTTAAGGTTTGGGAGCTCACAAACATTTTAACATCGCCTCATTCTGCATACGCCTGTCCCATGTAAGAAAGTATACTACAATggatgtctgtcatatttgtttttcgttaattattttgtttgaaataaaaacttcAGTTTCCTTAATTgaattatttcatgtttttcatgTCTGCCCTTTTATGGCAGAATTTCTGTGGGATACTTTGTCACTATTAAAGCCGAACGGTTGGTTTTATTGGTAAATTCCACTCATTTGAA contains:
- the LOC139516507 gene encoding uncharacterized protein isoform X2, with translation MTNILRWLLFMWLITIPHTTSLSNENCNSDRYNEDEGSDNKECDGARKTEQLSLKYTEMEGANEWMSLPANEKQLYDLFRSGKRHPAMEMADAAMKMKRSPNQVFILLVGLSGSGKSST
- the LOC139516507 gene encoding uncharacterized protein isoform X1 yields the protein MTNILSRWLLFMWLITIPHTTSLSNENCNSDRYNEDEGSDNKECDGARKTEQLSLKYTEMEGANEWMSLPANEKQLYDLFRSGKRHPAMEMADAAMKMKRSPNQVFILLVGLSGSGKSST